Proteins encoded together in one Sander lucioperca isolate FBNREF2018 chromosome 17, SLUC_FBN_1.2, whole genome shotgun sequence window:
- the slc3a2a gene encoding solute carrier family 3 member 2a, whose protein sequence is MNKDTEIDMKEVELNVLDPEKEPMTGDGQTAGGEKNGSVKLKVPEDEVTFTGLSKEELMKVAGTPGWVRTRWVLLVLFWLGWVGMLAGAIMIIVQAPRCKPIPEMNWWNEGSLYQISDLDAFSKGLEGVEAKLDEINKLKVKGLVLGPLHNVQADQPDTLTLKEINPTRGNEKALVAVIEKAHKKGISVVLDLTPNYLGAAPWFSTGDVGDVLEKVKVAAEYWLNLDVDGIKLSALTVATNSVDWSMLLAAVHGNHTNKKLLMGVVEDISAAEVSQLANTTGVDLVLSNLLSSSSRGVERIQAMDTLHSQQRSVAWGLGAAQKSQLSKLATTPGLIRLYQLLLFTMPGTPVFTYGDEIGLQAVGSESPKMVWDIEKEPAEGAANETAEAERKERVAVKKWFKSLSDMRVKERSLLYGDYYPLFSSTSSLSFLRLWDQSDRYITAVNWGAAPETLALKLAHTEGVELPEKATVRLSTDTELLEVDTTVGLDQINLGPGQGVLLQFPYTG, encoded by the exons ATGAATAAGGACACGGAGATCGACATGAAGGAAGTGGAGCTCAATGTGCTGGACCCTGAGAAGGAGCCCATGACGGGCGATGGCCAGACTGCAGGCGGAGAGAAAAATGGCAGCGTCAAGCTAAAGGTTCCGGAGGACGAGGTGACATTCACCGGTCTGTCCAAAGAGGAGCTGATGAAGGTTGCTGGAACTCCAGG ATGGGTGCGAACCCGGTGGGTGCTTCTTGTCCTGTTTTGGCTGGGCTGGGTAGGCATGCTGGCTGGAGCCATAATGATCATAGTCCAGGCCCCTCGCTGCAAACCCATCCCTGAGATGAACTGGTGGAACGAAGGATCTCTGTACCAAATCTCTGACCTGGATGCTTTCTCTAAGGGACTGGAAG GTGTTGAGGCAAAGTTGGACGAAATCAACAAGTTAAAGGTGAAAGGCCTGGTTCTCGGCCCGCTTCACAACGTCCAGGCCGACCAACCGGACACCCTGACTCTTAAAGAGATCAACCCGACCCGGGGAAATGAGAAAGCCTTGGTTGCTGTGATAGAAAAAGCCCACAAGAAGG GCATTTCTGTGGTGCTTGACCTGACTCCAAACTACCTGGGAGCCGCTCCCTGGTTCAGCACTGGGGATGTTGGTGATGTGTTGGAGAAAGTCAAG GTTGCAGCTGAGTACTGGCTGAATTTGGATGTCGATGGCATCAAGCTATCTGCCCTCACTGTAGCCACCAACTCTGTTGATTGGTCAATGCTGCTGGCTGCCGTCCATGGCAACCACACCAATAAAAA GTTGCTGATGGGTGTGGTTGAAGACATTTCGGCTGCAGAGGTATCTCAGCTCGCCAATACCACAGGTGTAGATCTGGTACTGTCTAACCTGCTCAGCAGCAGTAGTCGAG GTGTGGAGCGCATCCAGGCCATGGACACCCTTCACTCTCAGCAGAGAAGTGTGGCCTGGGGTCTCGGTGCCGCCCAAAAGAGCCAGCTGTCGAAGCTAGCAACGACTCCGGGCCTGATCCGCCTTTACCAGCTCCTGCTGTTCACCATGCCTGGAACCCCAGTCTTTACCTACGGAGATGAGATCGGCCTTCAGGCAGTC GGTTCAGAATCTCCTAAGATGGTTTGGGACATAGAGAAGGAACCTGCTGAAGGAGCTGCTAATGAGACGGCCGAG GCTGAGCGGAAGGAGCGCGTTGCTGTAAAGAAGTGGTTCAAATCCCTCAGCGACATGCGAGTGAAAGAGCGCTCGCTCCTCTACGGCGACTACtaccctctcttctcctccacctcctcgcTCTCTTTCCTCCGTCTGTGGGACCAGAGCGATAGATACATAACGGCCGTCAACTGGGGAGCAGCACCTGAGACGCTCGCACTCAAACTGGCACATACAG AAGGAGTCGAGTTGCCAGAGAAAGCCACGGTGAGGCTGTCGACTGACACAGAGCTGCTGGAGGTTGACACCACCGTCGGCCTGGACCAAATCAACCTAGGACCCGGACAAGGCGTCCTGCTGCAGTTCCCCTACACAGGCTAA